AGGATCTTGGCTTCGGTGGGGTGTTCCTCGAACCAGGTGCTCAGCGCCTCGTTGACGAGGCTTTCGACCACCGGCCGCACTTCCGACGATACCAGCTTGTCCTTGGTCTGCGACGAGAACTTCGGATCGGGAACCTTGACCGAGAGCACGGCCGTCAGGCCTTCGCGGCAGTCTTCGCCCTGAAGCGTGACCTTTTCCCGCTTCGTGATGCCTGACGTATCGGCATAGGACGTGACCTGTCGGGTCAGCGCCCCGCGGAAGCCCGCCATATGCGTACCGCCGTCGCGCTGCGGGATGTTGTTGGTGAAGCAGAGCACGTTTTCGTGGTAGCTGTCATTCCACCACATCGCCACTTCGACGGTGATGCCGTCCTTTTCGCCACGGATAGCCACCGGCTTGTGCACCAGCGGCTTCTTCGCGCGGTCGAGATAGGCGACGAAGGCTTCGAGGCCGCCCTCATACATCAGCTCGTCCTGCCGGACGTCGGAATGGCGCTTGTCGGTCAGCATGATGCGGACGCCGGAATTGAGGAAGGCGAGTTCACGCAGGCGATGTTCGAGCGTGCTATAGTCGAACTCGGTCTTGGAGAAGGTCTCGGCGCTCGGCAGGAACGTCACCTCGGTGCCTGTCGCGTCACCCGCATCGCCGGTGACGGCGAGCGGACCATCGGCGACGCCGTGGGTGAAGCTCATCTCGTGGATCTTGCCGTCGCGGCGGATCTTCAGCTTCAAGGAGACCGAAAGCGCGTTGACCACCGACACGCCAACGCCATGCAGGCCGCCTGAAACCTTGTAGGAGTTCTGGTCGAATTTACCGCCGGCGTGCAGCTGGGTCATGATGACCTCGGCGGCCGAGATACCCTCTTCCTTGTGGATGCCGGTCGGGATGCCGCGACCGTTGTCGGTCACGGTTACGGATCCGTCCGGATTGAGCGTCACCGTGACCACGTCGGCGTGGCCGGCAAGCGCCTCGTCGATGGCGTTGTCGACGACTTCGTACACCATGTGATGAAGGCCGGAGCCATCGTCCGTGTCGCCGATATACATGCCCGGCCGCTTGCGTACGGCGTCGAGGCCCTTCAACACCTTGATGGAATCGGCACCATATTCGGCGCTGGCGCCGGCTGCGGTTTCAGGAGTATCGGTCATACGGTACGGGTCTTTCCAGGTTCTTCGGACATGGTGATTCGTTGCGAATCACGTCTCGGACGCCTCGCGGACTATAGGAAATTTGTCCACGGTTCCAAATCCCGGACCGCCGGGCAGCGGCCGGAAACAAGCATTCATCCCCTGTCATTATCAGGAAATGTGGCTTTTTCCAAAACATCTTCCAGCTTGCGGATCGTCTCCGGAGACAAAGCGCGAATTTGCTCGCTCAGACGGTTCGCAAATGCGGTGTGCTCGGGCGTTAGACCCGACGTGTCGAGCACCGTTTTCGGCGAGGAAACATTGGCGATGCGGAACAAATCCTCCGCCTCGTCCCAGATCACGTTGAAGTAGCCGGTGACGCGCTGGAGGAAATCGAAGCTCGGTGCACCGCGCTTTCCGTGCTCGAGCGCCGAGAGATAAGCCGCAGAGACACCGATCGCCTTCGCCATCTCCTTCTGCGACACGCCCTTGCGGTGCCGGAGTTCGCGCAGAGCCTGGCCGAAGGGCGTCATAGCGCGCTGCCCCTCACCCGCGCCAGGCGAACATA
The nucleotide sequence above comes from Ensifer sp. PDNC004. Encoded proteins:
- a CDS encoding helix-turn-helix domain-containing protein; this encodes MTPFGQALRELRHRKGVSQKEMAKAIGVSAAYLSALEHGKRGAPSFDFLQRVTGYFNVIWDEAEDLFRIANVSSPKTVLDTSGLTPEHTAFANRLSEQIRALSPETIRKLEDVLEKATFPDNDRG